One region of Xylanimonas ulmi genomic DNA includes:
- a CDS encoding type II secretion system F family protein → MTAAGGGAQAVVLGVAVTFAVWVGLDGGGRRACDVLGRAPGGRGRPDGPRGAAREPATPLRTGDASGPQAWRATALRVVSARRGGASRDEGARVRVVVAQVVALLRAGAPPGAAWTRAAGVPVDGLGVPEAAALATVVGDAPARAVAAATRLALTVGAPLGRVLEAVSDTLAAQAESDAEREAALAGPRATARVLLWLPAVGALLGWALGADPWAAATDGGPGTAAVAGGLVLLAVGHWWTGRLVETARRVEEAT, encoded by the coding sequence GTGACTGCGGCGGGTGGCGGCGCCCAGGCGGTCGTGCTCGGTGTCGCGGTCACCTTCGCGGTGTGGGTGGGCCTTGACGGCGGGGGACGGCGTGCGTGCGACGTGCTCGGGCGCGCGCCGGGTGGGCGCGGGCGACCCGACGGGCCCCGCGGTGCGGCCCGGGAGCCAGCGACGCCGCTGCGGACCGGGGACGCCAGCGGCCCGCAGGCGTGGCGGGCGACCGCGCTGCGCGTGGTCTCGGCGCGCCGAGGCGGCGCCAGCCGCGACGAGGGAGCGCGCGTACGCGTCGTCGTCGCGCAGGTCGTGGCGCTGCTGCGAGCCGGGGCGCCGCCCGGCGCCGCGTGGACGCGCGCCGCGGGCGTGCCGGTCGACGGCCTGGGCGTGCCCGAGGCCGCGGCGCTCGCGACCGTGGTCGGCGACGCGCCAGCCCGGGCCGTCGCGGCGGCGACGCGGCTGGCGCTGACCGTGGGGGCGCCGCTCGGGCGGGTGCTTGAGGCCGTCTCGGACACGCTTGCGGCACAGGCCGAGTCCGACGCCGAACGCGAGGCCGCGCTTGCCGGTCCGCGCGCGACGGCACGGGTGCTTCTGTGGCTCCCGGCCGTGGGCGCGCTGCTCGGCTGGGCTCTGGGAGCAGACCCGTGGGCCGCCGCCACCGATGGGGGGCCAGGCACGGCCGCGGTGGCGGGTGGGCTCGTGCTGCTCGCCGTCGGGCACTGGTGGACCGGGCGCCTGGTCGAGACGGCGCGGCGCGTCGAGGAGGCGACGTGA
- a CDS encoding type II secretion system F family protein, which translates to MTGAVAVLAGALGGLLAASPWLLTTAGVRRRCGLLTVAPPARRDDDVVPADVPVTLELLGAALRAGAGVPRALEAVGDAVGGGDGAALGATGAALRLGASWSQAWGAAPGRLDVVARALRPAWEEGAAPAAALRAAGEEVRRSRRDAARQAAGRLAVRLVLPLGACFLPAFVLVGLVPVLLAWGSGLASG; encoded by the coding sequence GTGACCGGCGCGGTCGCGGTCCTGGCGGGCGCGCTGGGTGGTCTGCTCGCCGCCTCGCCGTGGCTGCTCACGACCGCGGGAGTCCGGCGGCGGTGTGGCCTGCTCACCGTCGCGCCACCAGCCCGGCGCGACGACGACGTCGTCCCTGCCGACGTGCCGGTGACGCTGGAGTTGCTCGGCGCCGCGCTGCGCGCGGGGGCCGGAGTGCCGCGCGCCCTGGAGGCGGTGGGGGACGCCGTCGGCGGCGGTGACGGCGCCGCGCTGGGCGCCACGGGGGCGGCGCTGCGGCTGGGCGCGTCCTGGTCGCAGGCATGGGGCGCGGCGCCCGGCCGGCTCGACGTCGTCGCGCGGGCGCTGCGCCCGGCGTGGGAGGAGGGGGCCGCGCCAGCCGCGGCGTTGCGCGCGGCGGGCGAGGAGGTGCGGCGCTCACGTAGGGACGCGGCGCGGCAGGCCGCGGGCCGCCTCGCCGTGCGGCTCGTGCTGCCGCTCGGCGCGTGTTTCCTGCCCGCGTTCGTGCTGGTGGGGCTTGTGCCGGTGCTGCTGGCGTGGGGATCGGGGCTGGCGTCGGGATGA
- a CDS encoding DUF4244 domain-containing protein: MSRMNRASGTGGTGGADRAVDGPEAGMATAEYAVATIGAVGLAGLLIAILKSDMVRGLLEGIITSALSVV, encoded by the coding sequence ATGAGCCGAATGAATAGGGCGAGCGGGACGGGCGGCACGGGCGGTGCCGACAGGGCCGTCGACGGGCCGGAGGCGGGTATGGCGACCGCGGAGTACGCCGTCGCGACGATCGGAGCCGTCGGGTTGGCGGGGCTGCTCATCGCGATCCTCAAGAGCGACATGGTGCGTGGCCTGCTGGAGGGCATCATCACGTCGGCGCTCTCGGTGGTGTGA
- a CDS encoding TadE family type IV pilus minor pilin, with product MGVGRVSRTAERGAVTDARGAVTAERGAVTAELAVGLPVVALLLVAVLTLAAASGAQLRATDAARAGARAVAIGQDDTQVREVVARVGGAGATAQLQRDGPWVVVEVSRPVGDGWFAHMPLRARAQATAWTEP from the coding sequence GTGGGGGTGGGGCGGGTCTCACGGACGGCCGAGCGCGGCGCCGTGACGGACGCGCGCGGCGCCGTGACCGCTGAGCGCGGCGCCGTGACCGCCGAGCTCGCCGTCGGACTGCCCGTCGTCGCGCTGCTGCTCGTCGCGGTGCTGACCCTCGCGGCCGCGTCCGGCGCGCAGCTTCGCGCGACGGACGCGGCCCGCGCGGGGGCGCGGGCCGTCGCCATCGGGCAGGACGACACGCAGGTGCGCGAGGTGGTCGCCCGGGTCGGCGGCGCCGGGGCGACAGCGCAGTTGCAGCGCGACGGGCCGTGGGTCGTCGTCGAGGTGTCACGGCCTGTCGGCGATGGATGGTTCGCCCACATGCCGCTGCGCGCGCGGGCGCAGGCGACGGCGTGGACCGAGCCGTGA